The genomic segment CGGCGGCTTGCGTTTTCCACAATCGGCAGAATTTCCACCCATTCCTTCTCCATCTTGTAGCCCGCGTCCGCCCGCGCGAGCGACAACAAATCATTGACCAGCCTGCTCATCCGCGCGGCCTCGGCGGATATGTCGGAGATGGCTTCCCGCGACAAATCCGCGGCGGCGCCTTCCTGCAACATTTTCTGCAGCAGTTCGACATTTCCGCGAATCGTCGTCAGCGGCGTGCGCAATTCATGCGAGGCGTCGGACACGAACCTGCGCTGTGAACGGTATGCCTCTTCCAACTCCTGATACATCGATTGGATGCGGTCCAGCATGCCGTTGATCGTTTCGGTCAGGCGGCCGATTTCGTCGCGCGGTCCGGAATACGCGATCCGTTTGCCCAAATCCGCGCCTTTTTCAATCTGATTGGTTGAGGCGATGACCAAATCAATCGGCTGCAAGCTCTTTTTTGCCAAAAACCAGCCGACGGTCGCCGCCAATAAAATCGTAACAACCGCCAGAAAGATTAGCGTCCACTGCAACGTGGAAAGCAGCGAGCCAATCCGGTTGGTAACGGTTGCGACCTGCAATACCCCGATCACCCGGTTGTTGTTTAATAGCAGCGGCGTGTTGTAAATGAGCAAATCATATTGGCCGATGCTCGCGTTTTCAAACGTATCGATTTGCCGCAAAATGCGGTCCTGCGCACGCGCCGAAATTGGCAGATCGGTGCCCAGATTGCTCGAGCGGGTTACGCTGCCGTTGCTCAAATAAGCCTGGATATAAATATCCGAATATTTGAAGTCGGTAAGCGGCGGCAGTTCCACTTTCACCAAGCCGAGTTGGGGAAATTCCACTTTGCGGATATTTCCCTTGACTTCCATCGCATATGTGCGCAACGTCTCTTTGGCGTCCGCATTCAGTTGCACCGATAAAAACAAATAG from the Bacilli bacterium genome contains:
- a CDS encoding HAMP domain-containing sensor histidine kinase, which translates into the protein MTIRLRLTLWYSTILAITLLLFGVALYLFLSVQLNADAKETLRTYAMEVKGNIRKVEFPQLGLVKVELPPLTDFKYSDIYIQAYLSNGSVTRSSNLGTDLPISARAQDRILRQIDTFENASIGQYDLLIYNTPLLLNNNRVIGVLQVATVTNRIGSLLSTLQWTLIFLAVVTILLAATVGWFLAKKSLQPIDLVIASTNQIEKGADLGKRIAYSGPRDEIGRLTETINGMLDRIQSMYQELEEAYRSQRRFVSDASHELRTPLTTIRGNVELLQKMLQEGAAADLSREAISDISAEAARMSRLVNDLLSLARADAGYKMEKEWVEILPIVENASRRAQHLPRSADWRVGSLEALNDAHVFANRDYLEQLLFIFIENAFKYTEEGSVTLDALREAEQIGIRISDTGIGMDKEELPHIFERFYRADVSRGEKSGTGLGLSIAKWIVDEHHGSIEVKTRKNAGTTFIIWLPAKFSTDNEA